One genomic region from Proteus vulgaris encodes:
- the mnmH gene encoding tRNA 2-selenouridine(34) synthase MnmH has product MESAFSAQNIRHILANNTPIIDVRAPIEFNQGSIPNAINLPLMNDEERAAVGTCYKQQGSQKAVDLGHQLVSGEIRDNRIAAWREACEQFPNGYICCARGGMRSHIVQQWLKEIGIDYPLIEGGYKALRQTVIEMTNELVQRPIILIGGCTGNGKTTLVRSLPEGIDLEGIAHHRGSSFGRTVEAQFPQATFENHLGVEMLKKSPKYTRWVLEDEGRAIGANGLPECLRAKMLDASIVVVDDPLERRIERLKAEYFDRMTHDYLEAYGEEKGWQAYSDYLHHGLFAIRRRLGSQRAMELTQLLDNALEIQKKESNTEAHFSWLTPLLKEYYDPMYRYQLSKKEDKIIYQGSYEEVMLWFKS; this is encoded by the coding sequence ATGGAATCAGCGTTTTCTGCTCAAAATATTCGACATATCCTTGCTAATAACACACCTATTATTGATGTGCGTGCGCCTATTGAATTTAATCAAGGTTCAATCCCTAATGCGATTAATTTACCTTTAATGAATGATGAAGAGCGTGCTGCTGTGGGAACTTGTTATAAACAACAAGGCTCACAAAAAGCGGTTGATTTAGGGCATCAATTGGTTAGTGGTGAAATTCGTGATAACCGTATCGCAGCTTGGCGTGAAGCTTGTGAGCAATTTCCAAATGGTTATATTTGCTGTGCTCGTGGAGGAATGCGTTCTCATATCGTTCAGCAATGGCTTAAAGAGATCGGTATAGATTATCCATTAATTGAAGGTGGATATAAGGCGCTAAGACAGACTGTTATTGAAATGACCAATGAATTAGTTCAACGCCCTATTATCTTAATTGGTGGATGTACTGGTAATGGAAAAACGACTTTAGTGCGTTCATTACCAGAGGGTATTGATCTTGAAGGTATTGCGCACCATCGAGGTTCGTCTTTTGGTCGTACAGTAGAAGCGCAATTTCCTCAAGCGACATTTGAAAACCACCTTGGTGTTGAGATGTTGAAAAAATCACCGAAATATACACGATGGGTGCTTGAGGATGAAGGTCGTGCTATTGGAGCCAATGGATTACCTGAATGTTTGCGAGCAAAAATGCTTGATGCTTCAATAGTTGTTGTGGATGATCCCTTAGAGCGACGCATAGAACGTTTGAAAGCAGAGTATTTTGATCGTATGACGCACGATTATCTGGAAGCGTATGGCGAAGAGAAAGGTTGGCAAGCTTACAGTGATTATTTACATCATGGTTTATTTGCTATCCGCCGTCGCTTGGGCTCTCAAAGAGCAATGGAATTAACGCAGTTGCTAGATAATGCCTTAGAAATTCAGAAAAAAGAGTCTAATACAGAAGCGCATTTTTCTTGGTTAACCCCTTTACTTAAAGAATATTACGATCCTATGTATCGTTATCAATTAAGCAAAAAGGAAGATAAGATTATTTACCAAGGAAGTTATGAAGAAGTCATGCTGTGGTTTAAAAGCTAA
- a CDS encoding DUF4184 family protein, with amino-acid sequence MPWTFSHPSIVFPIKQSRIGKSLSLPALIVGSTSPDLLYSFGLYQSATTAHDLLGWFYTAFPFCLLVFILNYLLREPLKCVSPIPLYEPIKPNIRALSLFVLSLYIGAVTHIVWDSFTHETGTAVRFFSVLQAQLLQGMTDSQEIAIYKLLQHLGSVLGLLYLCWKYIQYQRKQDAPTQKENRIKLYRLIGIGFLSGLCALPLALQLSNKGQGININRFIFLELSLAVPFFFGLVIILGIWVYRTKFGSSKQKRAP; translated from the coding sequence ATGCCGTGGACTTTTTCACATCCTTCTATTGTTTTCCCCATAAAGCAGTCCCGAATAGGAAAAAGCCTTAGTTTACCTGCATTAATTGTAGGAAGTACTTCACCTGATTTACTCTATTCTTTTGGCCTATATCAATCAGCGACAACGGCACATGATTTATTGGGCTGGTTTTATACAGCATTTCCTTTTTGCTTACTGGTTTTTATTCTAAATTATTTACTACGGGAGCCATTAAAGTGCGTATCGCCGATCCCCTTATATGAGCCAATAAAACCCAATATTCGAGCATTAAGCTTATTTGTTTTATCCCTGTATATTGGCGCGGTAACTCATATTGTATGGGATTCTTTTACTCACGAAACAGGAACCGCCGTCAGATTTTTTTCTGTACTACAAGCACAATTACTACAAGGAATGACCGATAGCCAAGAGATTGCTATCTATAAATTATTACAACATTTAGGCTCTGTATTAGGGTTGCTTTATTTATGTTGGAAATATATTCAATACCAGCGCAAACAAGACGCGCCAACACAAAAAGAGAACCGTATTAAGTTATATCGCTTAATTGGGATTGGCTTTCTATCTGGATTATGTGCTTTGCCTTTAGCTTTACAACTCTCAAATAAGGGGCAGGGAATTAACATTAATCGGTTTATTTTCCTTGAACTCTCTTTAGCGGTGCCTTTCTTCTTTGGTTTAGTGATAATCTTAGGAATCTGGGTATATCGAACTAAATTTGGCTCAAGTAAACAAAAAAGAGCCCCATAA
- a CDS encoding bifunctional metallophosphatase/5'-nucleotidase: MNKPVLILPLLIGALLGSSSVFAQEITIYHTNDLHANAVPFKAPYVSKDRLVGGFANIATIVKDAKKNNPGVLFLDAGDYFTGPYLSTLTQGEAIIDIMNEMSFDAASVGNHEFDHGVENMVTQLKKATFPVLLGNVFYEDNGKAVWDKPYIIVEKEGVKFGVIGLHGKFAFYDTVNKDKREGVEARDEVEYLNKYLNELKGKVDITVLLVHEGVPARQSSFGSADVARMLQKDIELAQQVKGLDILITGHAHVGTPEPIKVNDTLIVSTDAYGINVGKLVLDINDKTKKIDNYKGELVNIFADEHKPDPDTQKKIETWTKKLDEIAQQKIGNTQNELTRSYGESSEIGNLITDAFLVTDNRAQVAFVNSGGIRNEIHKGDITIGDIISMFPFPDDLTYMELSGKDLRDLMNHSANLTNGVLQASSGFEMKYDSTKPVNERVVSVSINGKRVEDNTYYPIIANSFLARGGDGFTAFTQGRNAKDIPNTSAATAVIEYIKQKVTINIPKEERIVDISAKK, translated from the coding sequence ATGAATAAGCCCGTTCTTATATTACCTCTGTTAATTGGCGCTTTATTAGGAAGTTCTTCCGTATTCGCTCAAGAAATTACTATTTATCATACTAACGATTTACACGCGAATGCCGTTCCTTTTAAAGCACCTTATGTTAGTAAAGATAGATTAGTCGGTGGGTTTGCAAATATTGCGACCATTGTTAAAGATGCTAAAAAAAATAATCCAGGCGTTTTATTTCTTGATGCTGGTGATTATTTTACAGGACCTTATTTAAGTACTTTAACTCAAGGTGAGGCCATCATCGATATCATGAACGAGATGTCTTTTGATGCAGCTTCCGTGGGTAATCATGAATTCGACCATGGTGTCGAAAACATGGTGACTCAACTTAAAAAAGCAACATTCCCTGTGCTTTTAGGTAATGTTTTCTATGAAGATAACGGCAAAGCTGTCTGGGATAAACCGTATATTATAGTAGAAAAAGAAGGCGTGAAATTTGGTGTAATTGGATTGCATGGTAAGTTTGCTTTCTATGACACGGTTAATAAAGATAAACGAGAGGGTGTTGAGGCAAGAGATGAAGTTGAATACCTTAATAAATATCTTAATGAACTGAAAGGAAAAGTTGATATAACCGTATTACTCGTTCATGAAGGTGTTCCAGCAAGACAATCCAGTTTCGGCTCGGCAGATGTCGCTCGTATGCTACAAAAAGATATTGAATTAGCACAACAAGTAAAAGGGCTAGATATTTTAATTACTGGCCATGCTCATGTGGGTACTCCAGAACCTATTAAAGTAAACGACACGTTGATTGTTTCTACGGATGCTTATGGCATTAACGTTGGAAAATTGGTGTTAGATATAAACGACAAAACTAAAAAAATTGATAACTATAAAGGTGAGCTAGTTAATATCTTTGCTGATGAACACAAGCCTGATCCGGATACGCAGAAAAAAATAGAAACATGGACTAAAAAATTAGACGAAATAGCACAACAAAAAATTGGCAATACTCAGAATGAACTAACGCGTTCTTATGGTGAGTCTTCTGAAATTGGTAATTTAATTACTGATGCTTTTTTAGTCACAGATAATCGGGCACAAGTTGCTTTTGTTAATAGTGGCGGTATTCGTAACGAGATCCATAAAGGAGATATTACGATCGGGGATATTATTAGCATGTTCCCATTCCCAGATGATTTAACTTATATGGAATTGAGCGGTAAAGACTTACGGGATTTAATGAACCATTCTGCAAATTTAACTAATGGTGTATTGCAGGCATCTAGTGGTTTTGAAATGAAATATGACAGTACTAAACCTGTAAACGAACGTGTTGTCTCAGTTTCTATCAATGGAAAACGTGTTGAAGATAATACTTACTATCCAATTATTGCTAATTCATTCTTAGCGAGAGGCGGAGATGGTTTTACAGCCTTCACTCAGGGTCGAAATGCTAAAGATATTCCTAATACCAGCGCAGCTACGGCAGTAATTGAATATATTAAGCAAAAAGTTACTATCAACATACCTAAAGAAGAACGAATTGTTGATATCTCTGCAAAAAAATAG
- a CDS encoding MFS transporter has product MTKYILFSFCLVLIYPLGVDLHLTGLTAIANDLNASEVTLHQAFSIYLMGMVSSMLIAGWCSDNLGRKPVVLLGTVIFLLASFGAGVSVTENNFLIARFFQGIGAGFCYVVTFAILRDTLAEKQRAKVLSMINGITCIIPVLAPVLGFLILLKFKWPVMFYAMAIYASLIFIYCFFVIKETKPKQLAKSKNKTTTLTDESFLNSFFLSRLLISCLGMSVILTYVNISPIVIMQQMHYTTGQYSTAITLLAMVSMVTSFMMPKILTKLRYETILYTGLSSFLGAAIFLFIGKNSDPRWFFVSFSLCGAGFALLFGIIMSQALSPFSQRAGLASSILGILQLSFASLYIWTMGWLGISAINMLMIILFVSSFIGFTFLHLFRSSGQQQKVNCDA; this is encoded by the coding sequence ATGACAAAATATATCCTTTTTAGCTTTTGCTTAGTGTTGATTTACCCTCTTGGTGTGGACTTACATTTAACGGGTTTAACGGCAATCGCAAATGATTTAAACGCATCGGAAGTGACATTACATCAAGCTTTTTCAATTTATTTAATGGGCATGGTTTCATCCATGTTAATTGCAGGATGGTGTAGTGATAATTTAGGACGTAAACCTGTTGTATTGCTTGGAACCGTTATTTTCTTATTGGCATCATTTGGTGCTGGAGTTTCGGTAACGGAAAATAACTTTTTGATCGCACGCTTCTTCCAAGGTATTGGGGCTGGATTTTGTTATGTTGTTACTTTTGCGATATTACGAGATACATTAGCTGAAAAACAACGCGCTAAAGTTCTTTCTATGATAAATGGCATTACTTGTATTATTCCAGTATTAGCGCCTGTTTTAGGTTTTCTGATCTTATTAAAATTTAAATGGCCGGTCATGTTTTATGCCATGGCAATCTACGCGTCATTAATCTTTATTTATTGTTTCTTTGTGATAAAAGAAACCAAACCAAAACAGTTGGCTAAAAGTAAAAATAAAACGACTACACTCACCGATGAATCTTTTTTAAATAGCTTCTTTTTAAGTCGTTTGCTTATTTCATGCTTGGGAATGAGCGTGATCCTGACTTATGTTAATATCTCTCCAATCGTGATTATGCAGCAAATGCATTACACCACTGGGCAGTATTCAACAGCAATTACATTGCTTGCGATGGTCAGTATGGTCACTTCGTTTATGATGCCGAAAATATTAACAAAACTCCGCTATGAAACTATTTTGTATACGGGTTTATCAAGCTTTTTGGGTGCGGCTATTTTTCTTTTCATCGGAAAAAACAGTGATCCTCGCTGGTTCTTTGTCTCATTTTCATTATGTGGCGCGGGGTTTGCGTTACTATTTGGTATTATAATGAGTCAAGCACTCTCTCCATTTAGCCAGCGTGCTGGGCTTGCCAGTTCAATTTTAGGGATTTTGCAGTTGAGTTTTGCATCTCTTTATATCTGGACTATGGGGTGGTTAGGAATATCTGCAATTAATATGCTGATGATTATATTGTTTGTAAGTAGCTTTATTGGTTTTACCTTTTTGCATCTCTTTCGTTCTTCTGGACAACAACAAAAGGTGAATTGTGATGCATAA
- the yidZ gene encoding HTH-type transcriptional regulator YidZ, with the protein MHKPLHRIDLNLLVIFQILLQERSVTLTAKWLSISPSAVSKALAKLRVWFDDPLFVRSPQGLIPTPLTLSIEESLSDFINIGNHIAGKQNSETPKGVHFSLILESPLHQVLLNQFPLEILNYYPQSMVQIRNWEYNSLSSIIDGDADIAFLGREYYSGSKEALHLLPEVIDCEELFRDTPLVYVRKDHPLLKEPWNLETFLRYSHISTEYDKRPHWALDDILAEHGRLRNIAITYTSFEQTLFMISQPNHELITCLPGYCVHYISRALPNLVTLPLPLPHSVSEQLDISFILLWHKRHAYNSKVLWLRETIKNSVNQFMQKNSR; encoded by the coding sequence ATGCATAAGCCATTACATCGAATAGATTTGAATTTATTGGTTATTTTTCAAATTCTTTTACAAGAGCGTAGTGTTACATTGACTGCAAAATGGTTGTCTATTTCACCTTCTGCGGTGAGTAAAGCATTGGCTAAATTGCGCGTTTGGTTTGATGATCCTCTTTTCGTTCGCAGCCCTCAGGGATTAATTCCAACACCTTTGACATTAAGTATTGAAGAATCTCTTTCCGATTTTATTAATATTGGTAACCATATCGCGGGTAAGCAAAATAGCGAGACACCTAAAGGTGTTCATTTTAGTTTAATATTGGAATCCCCTTTACATCAGGTGTTATTGAATCAATTCCCTTTAGAAATATTGAATTATTATCCTCAATCAATGGTGCAAATACGAAATTGGGAATATAACTCACTTTCGAGCATTATTGACGGTGATGCTGATATTGCTTTTTTAGGTCGTGAATATTATTCAGGCTCTAAAGAAGCATTACATTTATTACCTGAAGTCATCGATTGTGAAGAGCTTTTTCGTGATACGCCATTAGTTTATGTGCGAAAAGATCACCCGTTATTAAAAGAGCCTTGGAATTTAGAGACATTTTTACGCTATTCTCACATCTCAACAGAATATGATAAACGACCTCATTGGGCATTAGATGATATTTTGGCAGAGCATGGGCGTTTACGTAATATAGCCATAACTTACACGTCATTTGAGCAAACTTTATTTATGATTTCTCAACCTAATCATGAACTTATTACTTGTTTGCCTGGATATTGTGTACATTATATCTCTAGAGCTTTACCTAATTTAGTGACATTACCTCTACCACTGCCACACAGTGTTTCTGAACAGCTTGATATCTCATTTATTTTACTGTGGCATAAACGCCATGCGTATAATTCTAAAGTGTTGTGGTTAAGAGAAACTATCAAAAATAGTGTTAATCAATTTATGCAGAAAAATAGTCGTTAA
- a CDS encoding glutathione S-transferase family protein — protein MKKSPDKKLIFYTSNTPNGLKISIFLHEAQLAHSKIYLDLSTGVQRSPEYLAINPNGKIPAIVDNEEDMTVFESGAILTYLDDKYKVFKSVSMKENLSIQQWLNFQIAGVGPMMGQLWWFLHGSKTQNLEAITRYTNESLRLLGVIERQLTITPYLAGNHYSIADIATFSWLRTWEELNLDLTTFPYVIEWLDKINQRPAVKKAILANCQPKNEEILA, from the coding sequence ATGAAAAAATCACCTGATAAAAAGCTAATTTTTTATACCTCTAATACGCCTAATGGCTTAAAAATTAGTATCTTTTTACATGAAGCTCAATTAGCACATTCTAAAATCTATTTGGATTTATCGACGGGCGTTCAGCGTAGCCCAGAATATTTGGCGATCAACCCAAATGGAAAAATACCTGCAATTGTTGACAATGAGGAGGATATGACTGTTTTTGAATCAGGTGCGATATTAACTTACCTCGATGATAAGTATAAAGTATTTAAATCGGTATCAATGAAAGAGAATTTGAGTATCCAGCAATGGCTAAATTTTCAAATCGCAGGTGTTGGCCCTATGATGGGGCAATTATGGTGGTTTTTGCATGGTTCTAAAACACAAAATCTTGAGGCAATTACACGTTATACAAATGAATCTTTGCGTCTATTGGGTGTAATTGAACGACAACTCACAATAACGCCTTATTTAGCAGGAAATCATTACTCAATTGCTGATATTGCAACTTTTTCATGGTTAAGAACATGGGAAGAGTTAAATTTAGATCTTACAACATTCCCATATGTTATTGAGTGGCTGGATAAAATTAATCAACGCCCTGCTGTTAAAAAAGCGATATTAGCAAATTGCCAACCTAAAAATGAAGAGATATTGGCTTAA
- a CDS encoding GNAT family N-acetyltransferase: MMDISLKRITSDNYEEISLLEVEEYQEDYIASNIWSLVEAAYNENYVVRGIYLSDKPVGFFMWVKENSHKIAIWRFMIDKAHQNKGLGRNALQLALNEIKQDKEINEIEICYNPLNPVAKTFYASFGFEEIGMDKDGDDMLAIIRVTQ, encoded by the coding sequence ATGATGGATATCAGTTTAAAACGTATCACTTCAGATAATTATGAAGAAATTAGCTTGCTTGAAGTGGAAGAATATCAAGAAGACTATATTGCTTCTAATATATGGTCTTTAGTTGAGGCGGCTTATAACGAAAACTATGTCGTCAGAGGTATTTATTTATCAGATAAACCAGTTGGCTTTTTTATGTGGGTAAAAGAAAACTCGCATAAAATTGCTATCTGGCGTTTTATGATAGATAAAGCACACCAAAATAAAGGATTAGGCAGAAATGCCCTTCAGCTTGCTTTAAATGAAATTAAACAAGATAAAGAAATCAATGAAATTGAGATCTGTTATAACCCATTAAATCCAGTGGCTAAAACATTCTATGCCTCTTTTGGTTTTGAAGAGATAGGTATGGATAAAGATGGGGATGATATGTTAGCAATAATAAGAGTAACACAATGA
- a CDS encoding serine hydrolase domain-containing protein, producing the protein MKNIKNNSKQEQIEQLLSPISENTPGIIIQARFDDGVIYQAQKGLANISKNQLIDENSVFNLASVSKQFTAFSILLLAKDGKLSLDDSILIYLPELGDYAKAITINDLVSHTSGLIDYMELAFERGVSYTTQLTPEESFADIVKQTETYYPIGSKFEYNNTGYFLLSQIIERVTQQPFSVFAQERIFAPLQMNDTFIVEEYPTINPIVSGYAENEQGNYELSESPWTHTGDGAVHSSANDLMKWGENFSTAKVGGAELIAKMTQPFPNSTREGKPIIDYEAYGFGLFINHTLGEISFEHSGGWMGTSTYFMRFPQSKLTITVLSNRENYDIDLLATKAAKILLN; encoded by the coding sequence ATGAAAAATATAAAAAATAATAGCAAGCAAGAACAGATAGAACAGTTATTAAGTCCTATTTCAGAGAATACACCGGGTATTATTATACAGGCTCGTTTTGATGATGGTGTTATATATCAAGCTCAAAAAGGTCTTGCGAATATATCTAAAAATCAATTAATTGATGAAAATAGTGTCTTTAATTTGGCTTCTGTTTCAAAGCAATTTACCGCTTTTTCTATATTGCTTCTGGCTAAAGATGGAAAGTTATCACTTGATGATTCAATTCTTATTTATTTGCCGGAGTTAGGTGACTATGCCAAAGCGATCACAATTAACGATTTAGTTTCCCATACCAGTGGATTAATTGATTATATGGAATTAGCGTTTGAGCGAGGTGTTTCTTACACAACGCAACTTACGCCAGAAGAAAGTTTTGCTGATATTGTAAAGCAAACAGAGACTTACTACCCTATTGGCAGTAAATTTGAATATAACAATACTGGATATTTTTTACTTTCTCAGATCATTGAGCGAGTAACTCAACAACCATTTTCAGTTTTTGCTCAAGAGCGTATCTTTGCGCCATTACAAATGAACGATACGTTTATTGTTGAAGAATATCCTACAATAAATCCTATTGTGTCTGGATATGCGGAAAATGAGCAAGGAAACTATGAGTTATCAGAAAGTCCTTGGACACATACTGGAGATGGTGCAGTACATTCAAGTGCGAACGATTTAATGAAATGGGGTGAAAACTTTAGTACCGCAAAAGTGGGTGGTGCTGAGCTTATTGCGAAAATGACACAACCTTTTCCTAATTCTACGCGTGAAGGTAAGCCGATAATTGATTATGAAGCTTATGGATTTGGCCTTTTTATTAATCATACACTGGGTGAAATAAGTTTTGAACATTCAGGGGGTTGGATGGGAACTTCAACCTATTTTATGCGTTTCCCACAATCTAAACTCACTATCACCGTTCTATCTAATCGTGAAAACTATGATATTGATTTACTTGCAACTAAAGCCGCAAAAATTTTGCTTAATTAG
- a CDS encoding DUF4139 domain-containing protein, whose product MMIKPNKLTLSLITLSIISATSVFANEINSVDPTKPLNYDIKLNQATIFLRGAELENNVTLNLPAGQSEVVLSNVADNIDPRSLSISIDNEDVIINTINVKKIPIAPSYPSNIAVLMEKQKDINKRIEVLNININVGDEQITLLKDQSFFGYGETQSLEHSSQKFDFISQKMTSILNQQKMAREEIAELTEQLEELNRQLEIDMPIIAQEKTQIVLSLGTSKNLTSKMRISYITPDAGWSPAYDIRSQGMDKPILLTYKADVIQNTGLNWDKVKLVLTSTNPSLNITAPTLSPWYLSLYNNTSKFKQSNMDMRMAMPAPVLEEMSERESMAPRERLSKGVTRYVTTNNNGINLSHAIALPYTLKNSTEPNTLVINQKEVVADYRYLTTPKLVEEVYLQAEVKDWENLNLLNGRANIYYMNSFVGNSYINTNELTELLSIPFGIDKNIQISRINNEKIRKEPIFIGTTIEQKESYTIKVRNTYNSPVKVTIYDQLPLSQENNINVADAIYKDGVLDKDTGEIKWDITLGAKEEKSLPLNYTLSYPKNRQIMGL is encoded by the coding sequence ATGATGATTAAACCCAATAAATTAACGCTATCGCTTATTACATTATCTATTATTAGTGCAACTAGTGTTTTTGCTAATGAAATCAATTCAGTAGATCCGACTAAACCGCTTAATTACGATATAAAACTCAACCAAGCAACGATTTTTTTACGGGGTGCTGAACTTGAAAATAACGTCACTCTTAACTTACCTGCAGGGCAGAGTGAAGTTGTTTTATCTAATGTTGCAGACAATATTGATCCTAGAAGCTTATCAATTAGCATTGATAATGAAGATGTGATTATTAATACCATTAACGTTAAAAAAATTCCTATTGCTCCTAGTTACCCTTCTAACATTGCAGTATTGATGGAAAAACAGAAAGACATTAATAAGCGAATTGAAGTATTAAACATCAATATTAATGTGGGTGATGAACAAATTACTTTATTAAAAGACCAATCATTTTTTGGTTATGGTGAAACTCAGTCATTAGAACACTCATCACAAAAATTTGATTTTATTAGCCAAAAAATGACATCTATTTTAAATCAGCAAAAAATGGCGCGTGAAGAAATTGCTGAATTAACAGAACAATTAGAAGAGTTAAACCGACAATTAGAAATTGATATGCCAATTATTGCGCAAGAGAAAACACAAATTGTTTTATCTTTAGGCACATCAAAAAATCTAACCAGCAAAATGCGTATTTCTTATATAACGCCAGATGCTGGATGGTCACCTGCTTATGATATCCGAAGCCAAGGAATGGATAAGCCAATATTACTCACCTATAAAGCGGATGTTATTCAAAATACAGGCTTAAATTGGGATAAAGTAAAACTGGTTTTAACATCTACTAATCCATCACTTAATATCACTGCACCAACATTATCACCTTGGTATTTATCTCTTTATAATAACACTTCGAAATTTAAACAATCCAATATGGACATGAGGATGGCTATGCCAGCTCCAGTGTTAGAAGAAATGAGTGAAAGGGAAAGCATGGCACCAAGAGAGCGACTAAGTAAAGGCGTGACTCGTTACGTAACAACCAATAATAATGGTATCAATTTAAGCCATGCTATCGCGTTACCTTACACCTTAAAAAATAGCACAGAGCCTAATACATTAGTGATTAATCAAAAAGAAGTTGTTGCGGATTATCGCTATTTAACAACGCCTAAATTAGTTGAAGAAGTTTATTTACAAGCTGAAGTTAAAGATTGGGAAAACTTAAATTTACTTAATGGTCGTGCGAATATCTACTATATGAATAGCTTTGTTGGTAATAGTTATATTAATACCAACGAATTAACAGAGTTACTTAGCATTCCATTTGGAATAGATAAAAATATTCAAATTAGCCGTATTAACAATGAGAAAATAAGAAAAGAGCCTATCTTTATTGGTACAACGATTGAACAAAAAGAGAGTTATACCATTAAAGTAAGAAATACTTATAACTCTCCTGTAAAAGTCACTATTTACGATCAACTACCACTTAGCCAAGAAAACAATATCAATGTAGCAGATGCCATTTATAAAGATGGTGTGCTTGATAAAGATACTGGTGAAATTAAATGGGATATCACATTAGGTGCCAAAGAGGAAAAATCATTACCATTGAATTATACTCTTTCTTATCCTAAGAATAGACAAATTATGGGATTATAA